Genomic window (Mya arenaria isolate MELC-2E11 chromosome 16, ASM2691426v1):
gcaAAATAATGCTATCGCTGCactttctacatcatgtagccatctCATACAtaaaaacactagcagttgacattaatctttcagttttggtgttttttgccATTACCTTTGCtacgccatttgtcccggaagcaactaatttggcatatagtggtgttaagactgtctataaacacatgatcaataaaatgaaaatgttaaactgAAATGTTCTGTTACCTCTGTGTATCAGTGAACCAGAAAAAACATAGGTTTGACTAGTTTAAGCATTTTTGTTTGGCTCTATGttaatttttatatgaaaagcttatccgataaagtggaaaaatcttattttgctctgaaaaaatcttaaaagagtaggcagtcCCTTCTTGTGGTGCTGTTTTATAGACACCATttaaagctacaaggaaaactttatttggtcagattattccaatgcatgaGGAAAAAATGGCTCTTCACaagtttgcggcttaacatttgatggaaatggctatttctgctttttatatataccacaggtgcttatactcattcttttagtgttttatatatcattgccaaacttttaGTTTGTGTTGGATATAGCCTGAAATTCAACTATGGGAgttttgaagtttatttttttcaaaaatattatatgaaaagactgttttgaagaaatatgaCGGGTTAGTGTctttatgaaacatattgttaaaataactgtggtcttatgccatatttacatgtttttaacaacggtgacttcatttgttagtTTGAAAGCCTCTTTATCTGTGTCAATGTGAACAAATTGACCTTTGTGTGTTACTTCAGTTAGGTGTTAATCTGTTTCATATCGAAATCCATCACTTCAGTACCATATTCACCAGTAAGGTttaatccaggataccagagtggcatcaaggattgatcacttcagaaccgtattcaccagtaacgttttatccaggataccagagtggcatcagggattgatcactttattactgtattcaccagtaacgttttatccaggataccagagtggcatcaagGATTGATCATTTGAGTACTGTATTCACCGGTAAaattttatccaggataccagagtggcatcagggattgatctcttcagtactgtattcaccagtaacgttttatccaggataccagagtggcatcaagGATTGAtcagagtggcatcagggattgatcacttcagaaccgtattcaccagtaacgttttatccatgataccagagtggcatcaaggattgatcacttcagtaccgtattcaccagtaacgttttatccaggataccgaagtggcatcagggattcatcacttcagtactgtattcaccagtaacgatttatccaggataccagagtggcatcagggattcatcacttcagtactgtattcaccagtaaccTTCTATacaggataccagagttggcatatgtGACCGATCACTTCAGTTCCCATTACCAGAGTACATTAATTATCTTTGATCAGTGACTTTAGTACTGTAATCAAcaagaacatttgaaataagAGACAATAATTGCATAGGCATCTCAAAGTGTTCTAAAAAGAGCATCATAAACtatattaaataacttttaattttCCTTTACAAGTTAAATtggttaaattttatgaaaaaacttcatttaacactagtgttgttttttgaaagggTTTGTAGAAggtttttatttcctttacttAACAAATCTttcttatcataattattataaattattgaaattgttttaatacatttagcAGAATTGTTTTTGTCAGTATCATAGAATTACcgtttcatgtttttgtaccaGGTCCTGAATTCATTATATTTCCAATTTTCAtagatatatgtttaatttgtatattataaataaactcaatctgtttcgattactttgttatgtttaaagcaggaatcattattttgtactgtaaatgcttgtaatataatatgtatataatataatatataattgtgtttgtaattatgagttttctcaaacattaaaatattaaatttgctttgcattgccttaacCTTACTTTTTATGCATCTAAATGATCTAATTGGTCGTAGTCATAGTATgacatataaaatgaattttgccttTGACACTTGTTAACCAAAGCACTAATGTACTGCATTTCCAGTTTCTGTagttgataacatacctagagcccGTCTAAGGTAgcgccttatttcatattaattataACAAGCTATAAGTTATGAATACAATTGTTGTGTTCCAAGGTATACAGGTTTCACAGGGTGATCCACATCCCTAGAATCTACCGAATGGTTAACTAATAGGATCAGTTACGCTTTATTAGTGAAGGTACTTGGTCTGCCTGTTTTCTGGCTAAATTTATGTGTTCAATATTGTGTTTATGAAAAACTTTCTTTAGTTATTAGGAATATGTTCCCAATTGTTATTAAGTTATGGCTTTCGTAACCTGTTTTATCACTGCGTCATCTACTTGCCGCAAGTGTTGTGTTACCTCCACTttatatgcaaaaataaattttgacgTCACTTCCTTTTCTTTACTGTTATATTCTCAAAGGGTAACATTCCCCCATCCCCGAAAACAAAAATTCGATTCTGTTTTGTCATTTCTTCAATCAATCTTTTCTCAATTATTTGTGCATTCGTAGATGGAATCGCACCTATCTGTACTTCTCAATTAATGATTGTTAATCATTTTCTACTCTTTTTTCAATTTCGTTGCCTAAACTATTTTTACATTGCACATCAGACCTGGTTGGAAATTCGAATCTCAAGAATAAGTATCGGTTATATGTAAAAGGTTCATAAACGTGAGGGTTATCTATAGTTAAGATTTCCACTGTAAACCGTTTCTCAAAATCGTGCTAACGTATAATTCCGTTCTCATTTGACGAACCATTCAGGGACAACGACAGTGACGTTCATGCTCCGTTTTGGACAAAGCTCCAGGGATACGCCAAAAGGAGCCGTAACCATGGTCAAAATGTCAATCCGTGTGGCGTGAAGCCGTAACAGACGGCTTTCATGTTATTAACCACAGCGACATCCGTTCTGCACGAGTCGTTGAATTAGTTTCCCGGGCATAATTCCTTGATTGAGGGGCATTCGCCAGGAGCAGGATTTCCCAATGAATTGACCCAGGGTGCCAAAGTAACAGGTTAACCTAGGCtacataatacataattgaAAACGAAATTTCTATGTTACGCGTGAATGGCCTCTTTAAAATATCCCCAATGTCAAAATTaagaaacatttcaaaatcaaacggTGTTTTTTGATAAATCACATATCTTTTTGCCCACCTGAGCTAATCATGAACGACGGTACTTATCATGGAAAATGTACGGTGAAATATGGTTTTGACGAAGTCGCAGATATGATAATTTGTTAAAGTTTGGTGACCTTACCGTCGAAATGGGATAATCAATAATGATTCACAGCCCCTTCACAACAGTTTAGGCGCAGCATGCTATGTACAGAGCTTGTTTAAATGACTCAAATTAGAGATTTAAAGGatataatattgttgaaaaaaatagtcCTCTTAATCTCTTTTATGTCATTTCATTGATGCGCCCAGGTCACTCCACGATTATAATTTACAGCATTCAGTTATAAGTGCAAATTAGTGGGAGGACCAGTTCCGTCGACTCAGTTTAAAGTAAAAGGCCGCCACCATCAACGAGCGGAAAAGGACACACGCCTGCCTATCACTTCCTATTTAGAAAATTGCCTTTcacggttataaaatgtatgcaaaaaTATGAACGATTTATCCCCGCGTTTTACAGTCTATATCAGTCTATATGCAGTTCAGGCTACTTCTGAAAAGAAGGGTTCAACTTTTCCAAGAGCAATACGGTCCATAACTGAAATCGTGTTTAGGAAGGGCCAACTTTACATGAAACTGATGTGGTCATGAGACAATTACAATCACATCTTACGACACGACTTGTCCCGTGTGTCTAAAAGTTGCATGAACACTATCTTAACATTAAGATgacataaatgaacaaaaatatatgtacatgttgtttatttctggGATGTTAACAGTAGTATAACTAGTTTCACCTACCACAGGGCACAGCTGAACTGAACAACAGGTCCTTCAAACATGCTCCCTGAGGCCTGCTGATCAGTgactaaacatgtttaaagttttcaatagactttattcatgtttaacatgtaactattattattttctagTCTCATTTAAGGTGTTTCATCCTCGTGATTCCTTTATGTTTTAACagtcaatacatatttcaaacatatgATATGGTCATATAGAAAATATACCGGGAATAGATCATAAAGATATGCTTGAatctaaaataacaaaatataatcactccatactaatatttatgtgaaaactacagaaacaagctcagtagccaaacgtttaaacataaaccccgtttaatggcacagggtaaacgccaacgacatagaacacaaaacaaaaatcacaaacaagaaacatggaacaacagcacacacCTCCACAcccaacacagtgcatatatacaatttaaagcaataatgtatgtttataaaggattgctaggtaccgcctttgaacggtcaacAAAATGTAAGTTCACTGGGactttaaactttttaacttgaggaaactaaataataaaacaaataataatatactaataggtaaaccccaagtacgtACTTCAATAATAAGGGATCCCAacaaaggaatacaattcagagtactaATGCAAAAATCTTTTAAAGAAACGATGCaggttttgtttgaaaatatgagcatcacacacattCTGCCttataaataaaaggtttaagactgtgtgatcatagagtttcaaaATAGAATCAAGAATCATTGTACTTAATCTGGGTAAATATTACCCAAATCCTTTTTATTCTCAACTGCGCTTCTACTTCCAAGAAATGCAGACTGTTAAGCTGTTATAACAAAACACAATGCTTTGATAATGTTCGATAACAAAAATAATCGTCCGTTTTGTCCTCTTATGCCTTTTGTAAAGACGACCTCGAttactttttatattcataCATCCGTGGTGTCGTCAATTACATAATACATTTCTACACCCGTGATGTCGTTTAGTTTTCTAGATATAAGCCGTCAATTACATCATATATAACTTCGTCTGTGTTTCCGTTGAGGATGCCTATACGCCTGTATAtctacataaatatttacacgcCTGGATAACGTCATATATTCCTACGTCCTTGACGTTGTCTAGTATGCCCAGCTATAAGGTCACGCCGATGACAACGTATATTTCAACGTTCGTGGTTTCGTAAAGTGTACACACATATAAGTCTATGTCTGTAATATCATTTCCCTATATCCGTCATTTCGTGTAATATGCACAGCTACAAACCTATTTGATGTCattgtattttcaaacatatatgtacatcCATGCGTTTCATATGCCTAGCTAACATTTATGATATGTCCGTGACGTTATATACAACGCACAGTTATAACTCATCATCCATGACGTCATACATTCCTATGTCCGTATTATGCCTAGCTATTAACCGACGTCGATTACATGGTGTTTTATACCCACGTGGTATTGTCTAGTGTGCCTAGACATAACCCAACGCGATAACGTTACGCAACGTTACGTCCCTGTTGTCGTTAAGTATGCACAGCTTAAGCACACGTCGAATACATGATATGTTCTTACGTCAATAATGCCATCTTATGTGCCTAGTTATATGCCACGTCCATTGCATCCCATATCTATACAAAAGTGACAAATGTGCCTTGTTATAGACCGATGTCAACTGTAAATATCtgtcaatctgtgtgagtgcaccTTTAATATACGCCTACTTTGATTACATTGTATTTTCCTCAGTCCGTTCTGTCGATTAGTCTGCCTAGCTATAAAttgcatttgtatatttttgtgtcCTTGGTGTCGACTGGTGTGCCTTAATTTATGCCGACCTCAATTATGTCGTCATGCATGCCGAGATATAAGCTCAAGTCAATAGCATTATTCCGTTCTACGTTCGTGATGTCGTTAAGTGTACCTTATTATCAGCCTAAGTCTCCTACATATATTCCTATTTACGTAGTATTTCCACCTACAAGCCGACATCGATTATATCGTATATTTCTACGTCCATGATGTGATGTTAGCTATAATTCCATATCGAATTCAGTATATTTTAACGACCTTAAATGTCTCGTATGCCTAGCTATAAGCATATGTTGATGATATACACAGCTTTAAACCAATGTCGATTACATCATTACTCTGTCTGTGATGTCGTGCATTGTGCGCCACAATGACCCTTTGTCAATTTCGTCTCATATTGCAAACGCCTGTGATATGCTAGTATGCCTAGCCTTAACCCTACGCCAATTAAATCATATATTCCGTCGTCCGTGATGTTGTATAGTATGCCTAGAAATAAAAAGACTTAAGAACATGCTGTGTCGAACataaaatgattcaaaaacagacataacacaatgttttttttagcaTTCATACCGTCGACCTCTGGCTACAACATCCGTCAACGTTATTAAGGAAAGTTTGTTGAGAGACGTAGCATAAAACACGATAATTTACAATAACGCTGTTTCGAACGCTTTGTCCCATAGTAAATGGCCATCTCAATCGGTGGGAGTATGCCTGGTGTCTCCAGTTTATCAGTTGATCAGAATTAATTGCAGAATAATGTAATAACGTTTAACATTTACTATCTTgacgaaaaaaaatataaaagctttTTGTGCGGTTCTCATACATTAACCACTAGGCCAAATTTTATATCGTGTCCGACAATTTAGTCAAAACTGGGTCTATATGCATGAACAAAAATTTCCATACAATCAAAATAACTTGTCCAATGCAATTTTGACGCAGTCGGAAACTGCAAGCAAGAATTGTTCAAATGTATCAccgaacatttattttgaatctcCTATGCAGcaaaataatgatgatgacataatcaatattttgttttaatttcatatctGCATTGTGACATATCTGCAATGTGACATATCTGCATTGTGACACACTGTAAGATTTCAGCTATTGTAATTTTACCATAATATATTGTAGTATAAAACTAAATTGGATAAGAAAAAGCCGAGAATATTGCAATAATTATTTCGTTATAACGACATAGCAGCCGTTAGTACGACTAAGTATCTGGTTATAACGACAACGTATCTGGTTATAATGTCTACATATCTCACTTCGACCTATGATCTTGTTTAATAAGGCTTCTTTACAGTTcgtgttttaagtattttgctATAACGACTAAGCTTGTCATCATAACGACAAATTATCTGGTTATCAAGATTTGGTTAGATAGTTTAACTTTGTTACGACTAAGTTTCACGTTATAATAAATTCTCTCTCGATGTAACGACTACCTTTATCGCTAAAAAGCTTTACTATCTTTCTATCCCATTTCAGATTAAAAGCATCTAATGTTTGCGTCATTATTACGAGATATAGTCAGTCATTTTAAGGAGGTCACTAGGACTGCCTCGATCAGAGGAAtgtgatataattttaaaaatactggaTTTGCCAAGATGGAACagtaaacaaaaatgcaaatgaacATTTAACATAGTTGTACGTTTATTGCGcttataataacaaacatattatgaatatttaagtgacactcttattcaaaatcaatacataaacatgtataacaaacataaattctgagtgataaacttttaactactaccTAAATactgcatttatggaaaatattaattactaacaAGCTTACAACCGTGTAATACAGCTGAAAACggaacaatattaaatgattggtgaatgcaaaAGATTTACTGtcatctactatcgtctcataaagtagaaattccgtgttttctgcacctttctttcaaattaaacacagtatccttcatgagaaccattgattttcacatttatttttggtaaatttaaacaattgtattaaatatggcaAATCTTATTCGGAAGTAATAGGGCATATTTAATGTAAACGGTGATTAAGTTCGATACACAAGTATACATACATAGTCAACTTTTATCTGTAAAAACAACATGCAAATTAGATTTCGGATCAACCCAGGATAGAAAAATCAACACCATACTCTTCGCGTAATTTTTCAAGGCCTTCTTTCAATGGCAAAGCCAAATACTGTGAAGGTGTatctttctttttcttatatTCACCTATAACCATAGCTACTATATAGATATAGCCTCCTTCTCGCTGTTCTGCACATACAATCGCACCACTGTCGCCCTCCTTACAAAACGGTGTGTCAGTAGAATCCGTTATTACAAAGTGATCCATTTGCAAGTAACAGACTGTTGATTTAATAAGTCCATAACCGGGCCTTGAAGTGGCACCCCAAATAAAAACGTCAAGCCCGACTAAAGAAGTAACTCCTTTTAACCATAACTTCCCGGGGACAAACTTGAAATCATCGTTGGGAAATAGAGTTTGACATTGAGCATTAAATTTCTCCAACACATTCGCAATGGCAATATCTGGATGATCGTGAACAACTGGTGGGATTTCACAAAtttctttgttgtttaaaaCTATCATTTCCGATTGTAATTGTTCAACAACATGTTTAGAAAGAACGGCATGGATGCGGTTTCCTTTGCTCTCAAAAAACCCACCAAGAGTACCAAACTTTATGCCGTCAGCGGCAGACACTTTTTGGCCGCACATGTAACTAGCAAAAGGCTTCAAActgaatgtttgtattttatactCAATCTTTTTTGAATTGCGTTGAAGACATGAATCTATTTGAGCTGATAAGCCTTTGGTGTTTTGCATGGATGAACTAATGTCAATAATTAGTTCGTTCGTTCGAACCTCTGTTGCAATGACACCAGGTATGTCTTGAAGATCCATTAACACctagaaaataaatatggtataaGTTAACATTAATGTCTATTGATGAGGATATTAACCCTTAAACTCCAGATGTTAGGTTCATAATGACCATGATAAGTCAAAATGTAAACGAAAagagttgtttttaatttaaaataaaagcaaaactaCCTCGTGCGAAACATTCAGCATCGGTCCCTGAGCAAAAACTACTTTCTCATCCTCTGGGATTAAACTTCTCTGGTAAAGAGCCTCAATTTCCTGAATTAGGCCATAACGCCTCTCTTGAATGCGTCctgaaacattgcaaaataaaatgtatatctgtaaacaaaatgtttgtctAGTTCTTATATACTATTGAagaatttaaagcaaaatactGAAACACATACTAATTAATACATATAGAACGTTGtaacttctttaaaattaatatcaagAGAAAAcggaaaaaatgaatatgaacaaaaagtataaaaaagatacaataattattattcataatgCAAAAATGCAATAGCATGGTATTGTAGATAAGTtgcttaaacatttatattaaaatttacattttaaacatatgctATTATTCCCATTTCTTTTTGATAGACTTTATATAGTAATAGATATTTCAATATCGTAAATAAATGGTCTACCTTCATCAACGAGACTGTCTGTACAAGTGTTAATATCCTTGAGGAAGTCGGATGCAACATGGAAGGCATATCGTTCAATAATATCGTTGAACGCCGACCAAATATCGTCTTCACGTATCCCTTCTTTGAATAAATCCTCTCTGGGAGGATCTTTAAGATGAATAGACCAACTCTGTGCTTCGCTTCCTTTTGTACTGCCAAACGTTTTAATATCAGATGATGCTTGTAGAACAATCAGTGGTGTTTGGTCAGTGCCATATGTTATTTCATTGATCTCCATTTTACTTTTCAACAATTTTGCATCATCTTTGGTACAATAGATATATACGTTTTGACGCGATAATTCTTGTTGCGCTTTAACCAACATCTGTTGTTTATGCGAGTCCTTCTCAAATAAAATTGCTGATCGAGACAATATACCCTTCAGATGACGTGCGGCTGTTTTGTATGCAGGCCAACTGTTACGAGTAGTTTGACAAACGACTTTAGTCTCCTTCTCAAAGCTGCCAtcttcaattatattttttatttatggacatggcaaatataaaaaaaaaacattcaaaaggtACCAAAGGTTTAGGACAAAGAAAGATGAGATAATTTATCTGTTTTTACTCGATCTGTCGAAAAAAGGATCTGCCAAAAAATATCTTTGAGTAGCCTCAGGCTCAGcaattaaagtgtttatataaGACGATGCTTTTAAGGCGCATAAGAAAGGTGAATGCAATTTTGTAACGAATTATCATATTTGACTTTTTCTGACCAAACGCCCATGTGATATTTGGTAAGATGAACAATTATGAGTCTTTAGCCTTTATTATATGTAACGGGTTTAGTATCTGACCTGATGGGATATACGGAGCAAAGGAAATCATATCGGGTAAGAGCAaagctcgaacccgaatatgAGTTCCTGCGCCCcttatatcccatatcgggtcaccttcTAACgctgtaacatatatatatagtcaacaacatgtttacatgttttaaagcttcatttattcatcggaaagTTCATCGGAATCAAAAAATAAACGCCATTTTGTGacacaatattgaaaaatatggggtcactcTGTGACCAGGTTTGGACCAATGCTTTTGCTTAATTTGTGTTGGGGgcgtgatatatatatatatatatggtgttATCAAGTAAAAGCTACGTGGCCACACTATCCAAAGTATAAAAAGGCGCCAAAATGTTGCTGAATATTGTAATTCTTTTTGTACACAAATCAcgtttgttttgatcattaaagtcaaataagatAAACGAAATAATGTATTCATAGATactaataaaatgattttgcaCCAGcctttaagaaaataaatctcAATGTTAAgtcatttttgataaaatagttTTCGCTCTAAAAAATcgaaaaacaatacaaactttACTAAACAAAATACGATACTAGTATATTCAAAAATGCATGTTTCCATACTTTTAAAGTGTATCAATGCCAAAGTTTTACGGTCTCAAAAAAAAGCCTTATAGCATATTTGGCTTACAATTTCGACATGGCCAAAGACAGAAAATTAATAATCTCTAACACTCAGGAAttggtatttttgttataaatgttatatcaacattaacatttaaatgtcgCGATAGTCCTGTCAGTACTTTTGTATGGTATTTTAGTGATTCACTGTCATTGTAAAAAAGACACATTTTAATTCGAAACatataactattttaaagtttcatgtactcataaatgattaaaagaaatgcataacaaataaATACTATATTACGAAGcatacttgaaaaaaatgaaatagttcCTACCGTTTCGACTCTTTGGTCCTGCATTTGAATATTTGCTTCCTGTGATTGCCGATAAAAGAACTTTGAAAGAAGGTAAAACGTTTCCCATCTTGATGATTGATGAAGCAGTATTTTGGATTGAAAGTGGTGTGTATCGATACAAAtccaaattatataaaacatagttGTTCCCTTACGTCATTATCAGTAATATTTATACAATCTAAAGTTGAACAATGTATATAAAGGTATCTTCACTGTCCTAGAAAGCGGAATATCGTATTGATTAGCTAATGTAATCTAAATTTATACGTCAACTAAGGTAAAAATGTGATGATTAAAATGTCAACCATTTTAACTGCGTTTGAAAGTCATGTTCAAGTAAGAagaatacaaaaatatgaaCAGCTCTAAACGTAATGTTTCATACAAAAACACCAGTAGGATAAAAGTAAGGTAAAACTAACTTaatgaaaaatagaaaatggatAGTAAATACTTGGAAGACAGAGACTGGTGTCATATCTCCTTTGTCAATCGAGTAATGCTACATATAAAGCAAGAATATAATAATCTacgaataattataaaaaaatgttcgaatgtttatttttttcaatcgaTTAATACCTAAAAAGCCCATTTGAGATCGACG
Coding sequences:
- the LOC128222556 gene encoding uncharacterized protein LOC128222556; this translates as MGNVLPSFKVLLSAITGSKYSNAGPKSRNDGSFEKETKVVCQTTRNSWPAYKTAARHLKGILSRSAILFEKDSHKQQMLVKAQQELSRQNVYIYCTKDDAKLLKSKMEINEITYGTDQTPLIVLQASSDIKTFGSTKGSEAQSWSIHLKDPPREDLFKEGIREDDIWSAFNDIIERYAFHVASDFLKDINTCTDSLVDEGRIQERRYGLIQEIEALYQRSLIPEDEKVVFAQGPMLNVSHEVLMDLQDIPGVIATEVRTNELIIDISSSMQNTKGLSAQIDSCLQRNSKKIEYKIQTFSLKPFASYMCGQKVSAADGIKFGTLGGFFESKGNRIHAVLSKHVVEQLQSEMIVLNNKEICEIPPVVHDHPDIAIANVLEKFNAQCQTLFPNDDFKFVPGKLWLKGVTSLVGLDVFIWGATSRPGYGLIKSTVCYLQMDHFVITDSTDTPFCKEGDSGAIVCAEQREGGYIYIVAMVIGEYKKKKDTPSQYLALPLKEGLEKLREEYGVDFSILG